A single window of Serinus canaria isolate serCan28SL12 chromosome 14, serCan2020, whole genome shotgun sequence DNA harbors:
- the ITPRIPL2 gene encoding inositol 1,4,5-trisphosphate receptor-interacting protein-like 2 — MEPPHEEAGSGAERRPGQAGRGGRGAAARPALGAAGAAEEGAGGGGRSPPAGLGGGGGGSPRGPSPRRALPVSPLRVRGFWPLLTALCTALLCLYQALRGSAASEGEGGPEDAAAEAAGSGVPLLKGSALLLFGCLLARCYGAAGGGPRRGGARCAAGARRETLERFHARQLRVSPHVLGHSKAHVGRVVAELVRAAKAQGLQPGPLALSLRGDFVRIGSAYEQHKVRSPDCFDILVPLRLPPHLEPQPRCADGLGPCGAFVCGLRARDGWTRRCRPFAEGFCVELQGRSHLSSGLVLRWFQGHLQRCLGAVRYRLQERCRVNLSACPGQPPTLHILPCSDYVCCHISMAVRLIPAIPLGDALYLTALPPEGPHGSPAPEALWGLNASRQEQRLLGWLKEQAPAASCHLKCLQILKGLRDLRGHGLEEPFCSQWGRVLSSYVLKTALFSLLLQGPLEAWDEQFLVERLEDLVLYLRDCLRKQVLMDFFLGNTSIPEAVALPRFLKEAAPVNLLSAFDGPTLDLVAFQLISTWVQAPHIIRMYSSPRYWRPVPAPCRHSAEAKRELPGE; from the exons ATGGAGCCCCCCCATG AGGAAGCCGGcagcggagcggagcggcggCCGGGGCAGGCAGGGCGCGGCGGGCGAGGGGCAGCGGCGCGGCCCGCGCTGGGGGCGGCCGGGGCGGCGGAGGAGGGGGCCGGCGGGGGCGGGCGCTCCCCGCCCGCGGGGctgggcggcggcggcggcggctccccCCGCGGCCCGAGCCCCCGCCGCGCCCTGCCCGTGTCCCCCCTCCGCGTGCGGGGCTTCTGGCCGCTGCTGACTGCGCTCTGCACCGCGCTTCTCTGCCTCTATCAGGCGCTGCGCGGCAGCGCGGCCAGCGAGGGCGAGGGGGGCCCGGAGGACgcggcggcggaggcggcggggTCCGGGGTGCCGCTGCTGAAGGGCTCGGCGCTGCTGCTGTTCGGCTGCCTGCTCGCCCGCTGCTacggggcggcgggcggcggcccccggcgcggcggggcgcggtgcgcggcgggggcgcggcGCGAAACCCTGGAGCGGTTCCACGCGCGGCAGCTGCGGGTGTCGCCGCAcgtgctggggcacagcaagGCGCACGTGGGGCGGGTGGTGGCCGAGCTGGTGCGCGCCGCCAAGGcgcaggggctgcagcccggCCCGCTGGCTCTCAGCCTGCGCGGGGACTTCGTGCGCATCGGCAGCGCCTACGAGCAGCACAAGGTGCGCAGCCCCGACTGCTTCGACATCCTGGTGCCCCTGCGGCTGCCGCCGCACCTGGAGCCCCAGCCGCGCTGCGCTGACGGGCTGGGGCCGTGCGGCGCCTTCGTCTGCGGCCTGCGGGCGAGGGACGGCTGGACACGACGCTGCCGGCCCTTTGCCGAGGGCTTCTGCGTGGAGCTGCAGGGCCGCAGCCACCTCTCCTCGGGGCTGGTGCTGCGCTGGTTCCAGGGCCATCTGCAGCGGTGCCTGGGAGCCGTGCGCTATCGGCTGCAGGAGCGGTGCCGCGTCAACCTCTCGGCGTGCCCCGGGCAGCCGCCCACGCTgcacatcctgccctgctccgACTACGTGTGCTGCCACATCTCCATGGCCGTGCGCCTCATCCCAGCCATCCCTCTCGGCGACGCGCTCTACCTCACAGCCCTGCCGCCCGAGGGCCCCCACGGCTCCCCGGCCCCCGAGGCGCTCTGGGGCCTCAACGCCTCGCGGCAGGAGCAGcggctgctgggctggctgaagGAGCAGGCCCCGGCCGCCTCCTGCCACCTCAAGTGCCTGCAGATCCTCAAGGGGCTGCGGGACCTCCGCGGGCACGGCCTGGAGGAGCCCTTCTGCTCCCAGTGGGGCCGAGTGCTCTCCTCCTATGTACTGAAGACGGctctcttctccctgctgctgcaggggcccTTGGAGGCCTGGGATGAGCAGTTCCTGGTGGAGCGGCTGGAGGACCTGGTGCTGTACCTCAGGGACTGCCTGCGCAAGCAGGTGCTGATGGATTTCTTCCTGGGCAACACCAGCATCCCCGAGGCCGTGGCGCTGCCCCGGTTCCTCAAGGAAGCGGCCCCGGTGAACTTGCTGTCTGCCTTTGACGGGCCCACGCTGGACCTCGTGGCCTTCCAGCTGATCAGCACATGGGTGCAGGCCCCGCACATCATCAGGATGTACAGCAGCCCCCGGTACTGGCGCCCGGTGCCCGCCCCGTGCCGCCACAGCGCTGAGGCCAAGcgggagctgccaggagagtGA